One window from the genome of Pseudomonadota bacterium encodes:
- a CDS encoding TraM recognition domain-containing protein: protein MAIKMKYQRKREDILRDARPLSTRIGENMRKGGTASTIFIGSAYLIYADPVAVMATDVIFLFNLCYFLWLVSQKTVLPFKLPKSAKIKDQNNVRPDGKYGQADGILYLGNEMDTGEEVWFTNSDARTHILYLGTTGSGKTEGLKALSTNALCWGSGFIYVDGKADTDLWSSISAMARRFGRDDDLLVMNYMTGSASGRVASNTLNPFSSGSASYLTNMLVSLMPDAEGDNAMWKERAVALASSLMPCLVWRRENLNIPLNVSVIRKHLEFGEVIRLSRDQAVPENLRIAIVGYLNELPGYVDDAFDDEGKEKPMPPDAPMVDTSVPRQQHGYLSMQFTRSLQSLGDDYAYIFDTQAADVDMMDCVLNRRILITLIPALEKSSDEVANLGKIIASTLKGMMGATLGSTVEGSSETAIENKPTRSETPFMAIFDEVGYYTAAGMAVMAAQARSLGFCLVYAAQDLPALEKRVKEEARSITANCNIKLFGKLEDPTQTKDFFEKTVGSAYVAEVSSFTRDAGSLSGSYNDTNQASIHARARADYDELRAFREGRAVCAFGERVAELQVYYANPGMAKAMRVQRFLPIIPPGEEVMEGMRRVSDILKRLRSKRWDPEAQQPVTDTYEDVAAIAGGFALGKQNGEDSVISATMAVAALAEHHNLISVEMVQAERADKQENDQITEEISVMTNGNAPLAWNDIIGGEDAGKLEDQMVQDLAADLGEEAAPQKQPQTAANIAADDPMYAVQQQSSSAPPSQAPAAPPTPLPPEAAQEEDAQNMKPLTWMDVIGGDAETMPSTPPPMPPAADSKLLKTTLPPPVPQPVPEKTPEEAAQEIPPEAEDLPVMSWADIIGQSEEAAIPAAPPVPEPATAPPPAAPPETAAAPEPEEEKTLSWADIIGTDDEKPEDDSSRVFSDKTG from the coding sequence ATGGCCATTAAGATGAAATATCAGCGGAAAAGGGAGGACATCCTCAGGGATGCCCGCCCGCTTTCCACGCGCATCGGCGAGAATATGCGCAAAGGCGGCACCGCCTCCACGATTTTCATCGGTTCCGCCTATCTTATTTATGCCGATCCGGTGGCTGTCATGGCCACGGATGTCATCTTTCTGTTTAATCTGTGTTATTTCCTGTGGCTGGTTTCACAAAAGACGGTTCTGCCGTTCAAACTGCCGAAATCCGCAAAAATAAAAGATCAGAACAATGTCCGCCCCGACGGTAAATACGGTCAGGCCGACGGTATTCTTTATCTTGGCAATGAAATGGATACGGGCGAGGAAGTCTGGTTCACCAACTCCGATGCGCGGACGCATATTCTTTATCTCGGTACGACGGGCTCCGGTAAAACCGAGGGGCTGAAAGCCCTCTCCACCAACGCCCTCTGCTGGGGATCGGGCTTCATCTATGTCGATGGTAAAGCCGATACCGATTTGTGGAGCAGTATCTCCGCAATGGCGCGCCGCTTTGGCCGCGATGATGATCTGCTGGTGATGAACTATATGACCGGTAGCGCCAGCGGGCGTGTTGCCTCCAATACGCTGAACCCGTTTTCCAGCGGCTCCGCCTCCTACCTGACCAATATGCTCGTCAGTCTGATGCCGGATGCCGAAGGCGATAACGCCATGTGGAAAGAGCGTGCGGTCGCGCTTGCCTCCTCCCTGATGCCTTGTCTGGTCTGGCGGCGCGAGAATTTGAATATCCCGCTGAATGTCAGCGTCATTCGTAAACATCTGGAATTCGGCGAGGTGATCCGCCTGTCACGCGATCAGGCCGTACCGGAAAATCTGCGTATTGCGATTGTCGGCTATCTGAACGAGCTTCCCGGCTATGTCGATGACGCTTTCGATGATGAGGGGAAAGAAAAACCGATGCCCCCCGATGCGCCGATGGTCGACACCTCCGTCCCGCGCCAGCAGCACGGTTACCTGTCAATGCAGTTTACCCGCTCCCTGCAGTCTCTGGGGGATGACTACGCCTATATCTTTGATACCCAGGCCGCTGATGTCGATATGATGGACTGCGTCTTGAACCGCCGCATCCTGATTACCCTGATTCCGGCACTGGAAAAATCAAGTGACGAGGTCGCTAACCTCGGTAAAATTATCGCCTCGACCCTGAAAGGTATGATGGGTGCAACGCTGGGTTCGACGGTGGAAGGCTCCTCCGAAACCGCGATTGAAAACAAACCGACGCGTTCCGAAACGCCTTTCATGGCCATCTTTGATGAGGTTGGTTACTATACTGCCGCCGGTATGGCGGTGATGGCCGCTCAGGCCCGTTCTCTGGGTTTCTGCCTTGTCTATGCGGCACAGGATTTACCGGCGCTGGAAAAACGCGTCAAGGAAGAAGCGCGTTCCATCACGGCCAACTGTAACATCAAGCTGTTCGGGAAGCTTGAGGATCCGACGCAAACAAAAGACTTTTTCGAGAAAACCGTCGGTAGCGCCTATGTGGCGGAGGTCTCCTCCTTCACCCGAGATGCCGGATCGCTCAGCGGCTCTTATAATGATACCAACCAGGCCAGCATCCATGCCCGCGCCCGTGCCGATTATGATGAGCTGCGCGCCTTCCGCGAAGGCCGCGCCGTCTGCGCCTTTGGTGAGCGTGTTGCCGAATTGCAGGTCTATTACGCCAATCCCGGTATGGCCAAAGCCATGCGCGTCCAGCGTTTCCTGCCGATTATTCCGCCGGGCGAAGAGGTTATGGAAGGGATGCGCCGCGTCAGCGATATCCTCAAACGCCTGCGCAGCAAACGCTGGGACCCCGAGGCGCAGCAGCCCGTCACCGATACTTACGAAGATGTGGCCGCAATTGCCGGCGGCTTTGCCCTTGGTAAACAGAATGGCGAGGATTCCGTTATATCCGCCACAATGGCCGTTGCAGCACTTGCCGAACATCATAACCTGATTTCCGTGGAGATGGTTCAGGCCGAGCGCGCTGACAAACAGGAAAATGACCAGATTACCGAGGAAATTTCCGTCATGACCAACGGCAATGCGCCGCTGGCATGGAATGATATTATCGGCGGCGAGGATGCCGGTAAACTCGAAGACCAGATGGTACAGGATCTTGCCGCTGATCTGGGCGAAGAGGCCGCACCGCAGAAACAACCGCAGACCGCCGCAAATATCGCGGCGGATGATCCGATGTATGCGGTACAGCAGCAATCATCCTCTGCGCCGCCGTCTCAAGCTCCGGCAGCGCCGCCGACACCGCTACCGCCGGAAGCCGCACAGGAAGAAGACGCGCAAAACATGAAACCGCTGACATGGATGGATGTCATCGGCGGCGATGCCGAAACCATGCCGTCCACACCGCCGCCGATGCCTCCGGCAGCGGATTCGAAATTGCTCAAAACAACACTGCCGCCTCCGGTGCCGCAACCGGTGCCGGAAAAAACACCGGAAGAAGCGGCACAGGAAATTCCGCCCGAAGCCGAAGATTTACCCGTCATGTCATGGGCGGATATTATCGGCCAAAGCGAAGAAGCCGCAATACCGGCCGCACCGCCGGTACCGGAACCGGCAACAGCGCCGCCGCCTGCCGCACCGCCTGAAACGGCTGCCGCACCGGAGCCCGAGGAAGAGAAAACACTGTCATGGGCGGATATTATCGGCACGGATGACGAGAAACCGGAAGATGACAGCAGCCGCGTCTTCTCCGATAAAACGGGATAA
- a CDS encoding DUF2207 domain-containing protein, which translates to MKHLRTASLLFLLTVFSFTGKAFAYEGILSYESDIRIRSDGSLLVTDRLRIHALGQDILHGIYRDIPLRYRDDDGNRRHLGFRLIGVYRDGRPESYRLSNRGSGKHLSIGAEDRLLAAGTHDYIITYTLRRAVNFDDAHDHLHWNVTGNGWTFPIRQAVIRIHPPNGAVFQDYDAATGRDGAEEKNFQAATDENGVLTFRTTAALKAGDGITVFIAWPKGFISPPSAIGNFAAYIEENFRLFVALVAAGFGIPLFFIIWWLVGRDPPRGTIIPEFAPPENFSPALAAYVAGQGSGDHTLRRAFCAAIADLAIKGFIKITLHGKDHYALDLIKPRLRMNSLPAAERVLAKCLFAGRTSRFMFSAQKDLRFDIILSGFSNSLRRQSNGIYFSGNENYVLASTLFTLVLSLWLFTGMYYDHILLVQGWSMIIGLLFLNLVYYFLMKAPTLRGRRKMDRLEGFKMYMSVAEDGRMDFLNPPPMSPRMFETLLPYAIAFGVEKNWAEKFKKSVPKTVYDDYRPDWFVSELAKMQLPKICLVIGTAMQKVLASAAQLPGQLTTGKAMKKAAMMKVGKGLGGGAGGGW; encoded by the coding sequence ATGAAGCATTTACGCACCGCATCTCTCCTGTTTCTTCTGACCGTCTTTTCTTTCACAGGCAAGGCTTTTGCCTATGAAGGCATTCTGTCTTATGAAAGCGATATCCGCATCCGCAGTGACGGCTCTTTACTTGTAACGGACAGGCTCCGCATTCATGCTCTGGGTCAGGATATTCTGCACGGCATCTACCGTGATATTCCGCTGCGTTACCGCGATGATGACGGCAACCGCCGTCATCTGGGTTTCCGCCTGATCGGCGTCTATCGTGACGGCCGGCCGGAAAGCTACCGCCTGAGCAATCGCGGGTCGGGGAAACATTTATCCATCGGCGCGGAAGACCGTCTTCTCGCTGCCGGAACACACGACTATATCATCACCTACACCCTGCGGCGTGCCGTGAATTTTGATGATGCGCACGACCATCTGCACTGGAACGTCACCGGCAATGGCTGGACATTCCCGATCAGACAGGCCGTCATCCGTATTCACCCGCCGAACGGCGCCGTGTTTCAGGATTATGATGCCGCCACCGGCAGGGACGGCGCAGAAGAAAAAAATTTCCAGGCCGCAACAGATGAAAACGGTGTCCTGACCTTCCGGACAACGGCCGCTTTAAAAGCCGGGGACGGTATAACGGTTTTTATCGCATGGCCGAAAGGGTTTATCTCGCCGCCCTCCGCTATCGGCAATTTTGCCGCTTATATTGAAGAAAATTTCCGGCTGTTTGTTGCGCTGGTTGCCGCCGGATTTGGCATCCCCTTGTTTTTTATCATCTGGTGGCTGGTCGGACGCGATCCGCCGCGCGGCACAATCATTCCCGAATTCGCCCCCCCTGAAAACTTCTCTCCCGCCCTTGCCGCCTATGTCGCAGGGCAGGGATCGGGGGATCACACGCTGCGCCGCGCCTTTTGCGCCGCAATTGCCGATCTTGCCATCAAGGGATTTATTAAAATCACGCTCCACGGCAAAGATCATTACGCCCTTGACCTTATCAAACCGCGCCTGCGCATGAACAGCCTTCCCGCCGCAGAACGGGTGCTGGCAAAATGCCTGTTTGCGGGACGCACAAGCCGCTTCATGTTCAGCGCCCAGAAAGACCTGCGTTTCGACATCATTCTCAGCGGCTTCAGCAACAGCCTGAGACGTCAAAGCAACGGCATTTATTTTTCCGGGAATGAAAATTACGTGCTGGCCTCCACCCTTTTTACGCTGGTTTTATCTCTCTGGCTGTTTACAGGCATGTACTATGACCATATTCTTTTAGTGCAGGGTTGGAGCATGATTATCGGATTGCTGTTTTTGAATCTTGTCTATTATTTTCTGATGAAGGCGCCAACCTTGCGCGGACGCCGGAAAATGGATCGTCTGGAAGGATTCAAAATGTATATGAGTGTTGCGGAAGACGGCCGGATGGATTTTCTCAATCCGCCGCCCATGTCGCCCCGCATGTTTGAAACGCTGCTACCTTACGCCATTGCTTTCGGTGTCGAGAAAAACTGGGCGGAAAAATTTAAGAAATCCGTCCCGAAAACGGTTTACGATGATTACAGGCCGGACTGGTTTGTCAGTGAACTGGCCAAAATGCAACTGCCGAAAATCTGCCTCGTCATTGGCACGGCCATGCAAAAAGTACTGGCCAGCGCCGCACAGCTGCCCGGACAATTAACCACCGGCAAAGCGATGAAAAAAGCCGCCATGATGAAAGTCGGAAAAGGGCTTGGCGGCGGCGCAGGCGGTGGATGGTAA
- the raiA gene encoding ribosome-associated translation inhibitor RaiA has translation MRLTVEGKQLDVGDALREHVRSNLVETAEKYFPNPIEATVVFSKEGGHLFKADISIHVGKGIVLQAQHAASDPYPAFDTASDRLAKRLRRYKNKLKDHHKELPEAANTDAAYYTISGGLDEDDVEEVQGDEPAVIAEMATAIQTMSVSDAVMRLDLADDAALLFRHPTSKRLNMVYRRKDGNIGWVDPKDA, from the coding sequence ATGCGCCTGACAGTAGAAGGTAAACAATTGGATGTTGGTGACGCCCTGCGCGAACATGTGCGGTCAAACCTTGTCGAAACTGCGGAAAAATATTTCCCGAACCCGATCGAGGCCACCGTCGTTTTCTCGAAGGAAGGCGGGCATCTGTTCAAGGCGGATATTTCCATCCATGTCGGTAAAGGCATTGTCCTGCAGGCACAGCATGCGGCCTCTGACCCGTATCCGGCCTTTGACACGGCTTCCGACCGTTTGGCAAAACGCCTGCGCCGTTACAAAAACAAACTGAAAGATCACCATAAAGAGCTTCCCGAAGCCGCCAATACCGACGCCGCCTATTACACGATCAGCGGCGGTCTGGATGAGGACGATGTTGAGGAAGTGCAGGGTGACGAACCCGCCGTTATCGCGGAAATGGCGACGGCCATCCAGACGATGAGCGTCAGCGACGCCGTTATGCGTCTTGATCTGGCGGATGATGCGGCGCTGCTGTTCCGCCATCCGACAAGCAAACGCCTGAACATGGTCTATCGCCGCAAAGACGGCAATATCGGCTGGGTCGACCCCAAAGACGCGTAA
- a CDS encoding type IV secretion system protein: MSYQKDKDDGMTLLWVFLAFVAIFSFLIWTVFQNELKSGLRWVRVAELKVAMLIHDPKHQVVHPQYGPQRLDTWYNFLRRANPKSITKREIEAMTFISMHSIKMPLIVLMCLFGLWAIIKGPGTKYKRRMNLEGILTEHAKNFPVIAPFVKFNPSKMKSRVPGDPVPENLPLFAEALSPEEWIAYHNIPYINKKLDRDKAFHALTEQLGQRWRGPENLPLHIKALYAAFCLKAIRKRKESDQLMNELSLAWSHDKGLRIPGKLKREINRIIADPKAQDAVTKYANKHAFVTTAMLRALARARDEGGVLSPSQFLWLRGYDRTLWYPLNNLGRKAYHAEAMGATTHYTYELIAGQKIPTPKFDDAIRTVEEYVGGPAGRPIPKRAKG; this comes from the coding sequence ATGTCATATCAAAAGGATAAAGATGACGGCATGACCCTGTTATGGGTCTTTCTGGCCTTTGTCGCTATTTTTTCCTTTCTTATCTGGACGGTCTTCCAGAACGAGTTAAAAAGCGGGCTGCGCTGGGTGCGGGTTGCGGAACTGAAAGTCGCCATGCTGATTCACGATCCGAAACATCAGGTTGTCCACCCGCAATACGGGCCGCAACGCCTTGATACATGGTATAATTTCCTGCGCCGCGCCAATCCGAAAAGCATCACCAAGCGGGAAATTGAGGCAATGACCTTCATTTCCATGCACAGTATCAAAATGCCTCTGATTGTTCTGATGTGCCTGTTCGGATTATGGGCGATTATCAAAGGCCCCGGCACAAAATATAAACGGCGCATGAATCTGGAGGGGATTCTAACGGAACATGCCAAAAATTTCCCCGTCATCGCGCCTTTTGTCAAATTCAACCCGAGCAAAATGAAGTCGCGCGTCCCCGGTGATCCCGTACCGGAGAATTTGCCGCTTTTTGCCGAGGCTTTAAGCCCCGAAGAATGGATCGCCTATCACAATATTCCCTATATCAACAAAAAGCTGGACCGTGACAAAGCCTTCCATGCCCTGACCGAACAGCTGGGGCAGCGCTGGCGCGGGCCGGAAAACCTGCCTTTGCACATCAAGGCGCTTTATGCCGCTTTCTGTCTGAAGGCCATCCGCAAAAGAAAAGAAAGTGACCAGCTGATGAACGAGCTGTCACTGGCATGGAGCCATGATAAAGGCCTGCGCATTCCCGGCAAGCTGAAGCGGGAGATCAACCGCATTATCGCTGACCCCAAAGCGCAGGATGCCGTAACGAAATATGCGAATAAACACGCCTTTGTCACAACCGCCATGCTCCGCGCCCTTGCCCGCGCCCGCGATGAAGGCGGGGTTTTGTCACCGTCACAATTCCTGTGGCTGCGCGGCTATGACCGCACGCTGTGGTATCCGCTGAACAATCTCGGGCGCAAGGCCTACCATGCCGAGGCTATGGGCGCGACAACACATTACACTTATGAACTGATTGCAGGGCAGAAAATCCCGACCCCGAAATTCGACGATGCCATCCGTACCGTAGAGGAATATGTCGGCGGTCCGGCCGGGCGTCCCATCCCGAAACGGGCCAAGGGGTAA
- a CDS encoding sel1 repeat family protein, with protein MAQSRDALAGKDTNFKTTTGEKILSAAFNVAAGAGAAWAAKAVAASVFATCLPAVGTIALTSVAVGAAVATATWFNKKRQAKKRGLDAPKFWTKETGKTFLISSAFAGVGGALFAYFTGGFDSCLTTAANDAAVNTVPAPVETAVIPQTTGSETLVAPIDTSAVTSAAEIVPAIVPEVVPEVVTETVNTAATETVVQTAAAVPAFSCGDVTQSFNSWTAGGETSSRVAESLSRAGNGSAQGVKDLGYFLFNGFDGVAENKELAVEFFKCAAEQGNVQAQVDLAYAQYHGLGTAAQPEQALNAMKEIGSKKAEWFVQQWGGKAAVAKL; from the coding sequence ATGGCGCAAAGCCGCGATGCATTGGCTGGAAAAGATACAAATTTCAAAACCACAACGGGGGAGAAAATCCTGTCGGCAGCCTTTAACGTGGCCGCCGGTGCAGGCGCGGCCTGGGCAGCGAAAGCGGTTGCCGCTTCGGTCTTTGCGACATGTCTTCCCGCGGTCGGAACAATTGCCCTGACCTCCGTCGCTGTTGGTGCAGCCGTTGCCACGGCAACATGGTTCAACAAAAAACGTCAGGCGAAAAAACGCGGATTGGATGCGCCGAAATTCTGGACAAAAGAAACAGGCAAAACCTTCCTGATTTCCTCCGCCTTTGCAGGTGTCGGTGGTGCCCTCTTTGCTTATTTCACGGGCGGATTTGATTCCTGCCTCACAACCGCCGCCAATGATGCCGCTGTTAATACCGTCCCCGCGCCGGTCGAAACAGCCGTTATTCCCCAGACAACGGGCAGTGAAACACTGGTTGCACCGATTGATACATCCGCCGTTACGAGCGCTGCGGAAATCGTGCCCGCGATTGTTCCCGAAGTTGTGCCCGAAGTTGTAACTGAAACCGTCAATACCGCCGCAACGGAAACAGTTGTACAAACGGCTGCCGCCGTGCCGGCTTTCTCCTGCGGCGATGTGACACAAAGCTTTAACAGCTGGACAGCCGGCGGCGAGACATCCTCCCGCGTAGCCGAATCGCTTTCCCGCGCCGGAAACGGCAGCGCACAAGGTGTGAAAGATCTTGGCTATTTCCTGTTCAACGGCTTTGACGGCGTTGCGGAAAACAAGGAACTGGCCGTCGAATTCTTCAAATGCGCCGCAGAGCAGGGTAATGTGCAGGCACAGGTTGATCTGGCCTATGCACAATATCACGGCCTCGGCACCGCAGCACAGCCCGAACAGGCGCTGAATGCGATGAAAGAAATCGGCTCCAAAAAAGCGGAATGGTTCGTCCAGCAATGGGGCGGAAAAGCCGCCGTGGCCAAGCTTTAA
- a CDS encoding DUF2207 domain-containing protein translates to MKRLFYLMALFCCFALFAKPALAAEEIIRFHSDIRIQKDSSVLVTENITVQAEGEKIKRGIYRDFPVRYKDDDGRHFRIGFRLLAVSRDGHAEPYHIVNSQNGKRIYIGDKDTFIPHGIHRYQLTYQTHRVVSFLGDMDELYWNVTGNDWDFPIREASAALYLPDGASISRHRVYTGYKGSRERSYSAYWDPVSSALSVQASRPLAAREGLTVAAGFPKGLVTQPDVWQQLRLRIAENPLFAATVLYVVLLFCYLFTLWVMIGRDPDGGTIIPEFVPPDNFSPALISYIRNMGMGHSDKREAFSAAIINLAVKGVLKIEQSKKNHYKLVKDKGEIPGLPPGEAYIAYRMFRHNNSFTISKKYNSKFVSILEGFADAIEGEYAHTYFLKNSKYVTISFLVSALAMMLMGYHAVSDPALAPQSFGLIGATVLLHLMFYYLMKAPTMYGREKMDRIEGFRLYLKTAEKSRLDFLHPPEMTPELFEKYLPYAVVLGVENKWVKYFKKSLPRAEQDSYHPRWYNSSYGDKHPSVSQISSNLSKGLSSTLSHAAQAPSSSGSSGGFSGGGGFSGGGFGGGGGGGW, encoded by the coding sequence ATGAAACGCCTGTTTTACCTGATGGCTCTGTTTTGCTGTTTTGCGTTGTTTGCAAAACCCGCCCTGGCTGCTGAGGAGATCATACGCTTTCACAGCGATATCCGCATTCAAAAGGATTCCTCCGTTCTGGTCACGGAAAATATCACCGTTCAGGCAGAGGGAGAAAAAATAAAGCGCGGTATTTACCGTGATTTTCCGGTCCGTTACAAAGATGATGACGGGCGGCATTTCCGTATCGGTTTTCGCCTTCTTGCCGTCAGCCGTGACGGCCATGCCGAACCCTATCACATCGTCAACAGCCAGAATGGCAAACGCATCTATATCGGCGATAAAGATACTTTTATCCCGCACGGAATTCACCGGTACCAGCTGACCTATCAGACCCACCGCGTTGTCAGTTTTCTCGGCGATATGGACGAGCTTTACTGGAACGTCACCGGCAATGACTGGGATTTCCCGATACGCGAAGCCTCTGCCGCCTTATATCTGCCCGATGGCGCCAGCATCAGCCGCCATCGTGTCTATACCGGTTATAAAGGCAGTCGGGAGCGCAGCTACAGCGCTTATTGGGACCCCGTATCCAGCGCATTATCGGTACAGGCCTCACGGCCTTTGGCAGCACGGGAGGGGCTGACAGTGGCCGCCGGTTTCCCGAAGGGCCTTGTCACCCAACCGGATGTCTGGCAGCAGCTGAGACTGCGTATTGCCGAAAATCCGCTTTTCGCCGCAACGGTTCTTTATGTCGTGCTGCTGTTTTGCTACCTGTTCACACTCTGGGTGATGATCGGGCGCGATCCCGACGGCGGAACGATTATTCCCGAATTTGTGCCGCCGGATAATTTCTCCCCCGCGCTGATCAGCTATATCCGTAATATGGGGATGGGGCATTCCGACAAGCGCGAAGCCTTTTCCGCCGCCATCATCAATCTGGCCGTGAAAGGCGTTTTAAAAATCGAGCAAAGCAAGAAAAACCATTACAAGCTGGTAAAGGACAAAGGCGAAATCCCCGGCCTGCCGCCGGGTGAGGCCTATATCGCCTACCGCATGTTCCGCCATAACAACAGTTTTACGATCAGTAAAAAATACAATTCCAAATTCGTGAGTATTCTGGAAGGTTTTGCCGATGCGATTGAGGGAGAATACGCCCATACATATTTCCTGAAAAACAGCAAATATGTCACAATTTCTTTCCTTGTCTCGGCGCTTGCCATGATGCTGATGGGTTATCACGCCGTAAGTGATCCGGCGCTCGCCCCGCAAAGTTTCGGACTGATCGGCGCCACTGTTCTTCTGCATTTGATGTTCTATTATCTGATGAAAGCCCCGACCATGTACGGGCGCGAGAAAATGGACCGTATCGAGGGCTTCCGCCTTTACCTGAAAACGGCGGAAAAATCGCGGCTGGACTTCCTGCATCCGCCGGAAATGACCCCCGAACTTTTTGAAAAATACCTGCCCTATGCCGTTGTGCTGGGCGTGGAAAACAAATGGGTAAAATATTTCAAAAAATCCCTGCCGCGGGCGGAGCAGGACAGCTATCATCCGCGCTGGTACAATAGCAGCTATGGCGACAAACACCCTTCCGTTTCGCAAATCAGCAGCAATCTCAGCAAAGGTCTGTCTTCCACACTCAGCCATGCGGCGCAGGCTCCAAGCTCCTCCGGCAGTAGCGGCGGTTTCTCGGGCGGCGGCGGTTTTTCCGGCGGCGGATTCGGCGGCGGTGGCGGCGGCGGCTGGTAA
- a CDS encoding FAD-dependent monooxygenase, producing MSSSKEPKKVLIVGAGTTGLTSAFELARQGIVPKVIDAKTCISPTSRATGLSVKSLELLEASDVTPRLAATGIKVNNAKIMQEKGKSITLDFNELAHKYNFLLCLPQNHTELIMQERFEELGGNVEYNTRLVSLTRKKDGTVEAVMEKNGKRLTETFNAVIGADGVNSTVRDQAGIKFKEKIYPGKWSAAEFDSKNWPHKQDEIQYFIGKDGKFAVVVPLGGNRYRAVANTDDAMSCLFGEHSIDKLHFNDSFDVSVRHVKTYQKGNIFLAGDAAHTYAPAGVQGGMNLGIRDACSLARRIATGDTKGYTRERKADGAATIRDSSLAVRVAGYSNIFMKAARNMGVGAAMHIKTLRQKVLKKSLGA from the coding sequence GTGTCTTCATCGAAGGAGCCGAAAAAGGTTCTCATCGTCGGCGCCGGCACCACCGGTCTGACGTCAGCTTTCGAGCTGGCGCGGCAGGGTATCGTGCCGAAAGTCATCGATGCCAAGACGTGCATTTCCCCCACCAGCCGCGCCACGGGTCTTAGCGTCAAGTCGCTGGAGCTACTGGAGGCATCGGATGTGACGCCGCGCCTTGCCGCCACCGGCATTAAGGTTAATAATGCCAAGATCATGCAGGAAAAGGGCAAAAGCATCACGCTCGATTTTAACGAGCTGGCGCATAAATATAATTTCCTGCTCTGTCTGCCGCAAAACCACACCGAACTCATCATGCAGGAACGGTTTGAGGAACTGGGCGGGAATGTCGAATACAATACGCGCCTTGTCAGCCTGACGCGGAAAAAGGACGGCACGGTCGAGGCCGTGATGGAGAAAAACGGCAAGCGCCTGACCGAGACCTTCAACGCCGTTATCGGCGCAGACGGCGTCAACAGCACGGTGCGCGATCAGGCGGGCATCAAATTCAAAGAAAAAATCTATCCCGGCAAGTGGAGCGCCGCCGAATTTGACAGCAAGAACTGGCCGCACAAGCAGGATGAAATCCAGTACTTCATCGGCAAGGACGGTAAATTCGCGGTCGTCGTACCGCTGGGCGGCAACCGCTACCGCGCTGTGGCCAATACGGATGACGCGATGTCTTGCCTTTTCGGCGAGCACAGCATCGACAAGCTGCATTTCAATGACTCCTTCGATGTCAGTGTGCGCCACGTCAAAACCTATCAAAAGGGCAATATCTTTCTGGCAGGCGACGCGGCACATACCTATGCGCCCGCGGGTGTGCAGGGCGGCATGAATCTCGGCATCAGGGACGCCTGCTCCCTCGCCCGCCGCATCGCCACAGGCGACACCAAAGGATATACGCGCGAACGCAAGGCCGATGGCGCCGCCACTATCCGCGACAGCAGTCTTGCCGTGCGCGTGGCGGGATACAGCAACATTTTCATGAAGGCCGCCCGCAATATGGGTGTCGGCGCAGCCATGCACATCAAGACACTCCGGCAGAAGGTTCTCAAAAAATCGCTGGGAGCGTAA